The Periophthalmus magnuspinnatus isolate fPerMag1 chromosome 19, fPerMag1.2.pri, whole genome shotgun sequence region GCCATTTTTGACCACCACTGCGGAAggacattaaaaacaacaaatgaattGTACCATTTTTCTGGtgttaaataaattgtaaaaagtgtgaagtgtcttCTTGTTCTAAATTCATGacccaaaacaccaaaatgatACCAGCAAGACAAAGGAGATATGTAGATGGCTACCTCAAATGCAAGAAGTCACCCAAAAATCACACACTTTGCAACATCTTAAGGTGCTCAGACCAGCCTATATCTGACAGTGGGTTTCTATTACTATTTCCACTAATGCCTGCAAAACATGGTGCtataaatttgactttttgttgTCTATGCAGTGCAATTTTCTCTTCTGACGTGTTGGTTTGATAATGGAGGTCCTATGCAAAGGTGTAAAGCATGCATCGTATATATTTGTAGATACAGCAACTCATCCCTGGTTTAAAACTCTTTAACTTTCTTACCCGCATCTTGTCTGTTGTACCACTGTGGAAATTCTCACTAAAATATCTTGCACACATCTCTCCATGTTGTTAATGTTTGTTTCTTGATGTCTTTTCTCGAAGGGTTtctagaaaaaaagaaatttgaAGCAGACCCACTTTCATGGTTTTAAAGAGAGATTCTGTACTTATTTTGTACATGTATAATAAATCgagatgtttttaattattttgggtGCTGAAATAAAGCATGTGAAGTGGTCTACTAAGTTTTCACTGTCCTGTGTGCAACTGttgtgaaacttaaaaaaaccccaacaacatTATGACTTAAGCGCATTtgacacatacacatttatatattgtattagtGGGGCCCAATATAGACCTATGCGTTCCACAATAGTTGCCCTGAAATTTGCCATATGCAGTGAAAACAGGCCCAGAGATTAATCTAggctataaaaacacatttaagtatATTAATTAAGCTAAATTATGGAAAAATTCACACAAAAAGGTTATATATTGGAATATGAGGATGAGTGGAGAGATGTGTGCTGTTTTGTTTCCAGACGCTACAGTGACACCTGGTGGATGTATTCTGCAGCACCAGCACATTAAGGATAAGGTAAgattatgtttatatttaaagGACAGGTAcataacttttatggtggagtgTTCAGCATTCTTGGAATATTCgagaaatgtattttcttttgcttttatacaactgcatgtgtttttattgctcaaaaatatcttgacaaACTCGCATTATTGCTGTTTGCGGgtccgcctctccacagatctgacttgcaacTGGTATGGTGGCGTCAGCTGCTCAGTTAAGTtaagtgccatactgtggaacattccagataataTCCCAGGAGAGAAGTAAGTGGAGACCTTTACTATCATGATGTAAATATGGCAAAGTCTTaaaaacaaattcattttaTTCACCACCaactataattattttttaaacaattacaTGTACAATAAATTACTTTTGTTCAGTTAATgccataaaaataccagaatttaCAGCAGAGTAAATTGAACCCaataatttttcccatagactttttgaaaGATTCATAAATTCATATATAACAAGTTCAAAGACTAACCTGCTACacactaatatccataacgtggttgttttaagttcaaaaaggcagtttaaaatgcaagattatCTGAAATGTTTTAGGAAGTTTGCTGTAAAGtttcaaaaacaaatcttaAATACAATTATAGGTCTTGTTGTTGTTAGTTGCCATATAGCTGATTATCCCCGAGCAAACTATTAAGcgtttaatatacattttatccaGAAGTCTATGAGAAAAGTGAATGGGAaatcactgttgagctccataactACCAGTATGTacgatttaaaacacaaaaatgcttTCATAATAGCTGTCACTGCAAATCATTTCCGCATAAATacacaacattattacataagAATATTAGCGTATTATTGCACATTGGGTCATTGCTGCTTTAGGTTTATTTCCACTGACTACTTTCTcaaattaaaacagtaaaatcaaTATATGTAGCTTTATCTGGGCTGTGGGTCACTGTGGGGctctctgaaaaaaacaaaacaaaagttaaaccaAATGTGAAtcagtaaatatataaatgctaCTGACCCCAAGCGAGTACTCACTGCTGGGCGAGGATGAGGGGGATGCTGTCGGACTGTAAAGGGGGGGCTCTCTCGCCCGTCCTGTAGTTAAACATGGGCAGAGTGGACAGAGGCGGGGGTCCACTGCGATCTGCTGCCATGTTTCTCAGCTCATCTGCGTTATCGTGAATGGTGTGGTGATGGTACAGCtgaaatctggaaaaaaaacaaaaaaacattattgtatttgcattaaaatgtaaaacagtttCAATTAAATCTGCAAGCGGCAAAAAAGGCCCTTGTCCCAGCATGCACAGCCCTCCCTTGTGTAAACTTGATCTATATGATACAAAGATGCACTAGTATTTAAACTGCACAACTGAAGTTTTCATTTACTGTTAGGATTACATTGTTTTACTTGGATACGTAACTACatagaaacataaaaataatgactTACTGGTTTGTCTTTGCGTTCCTTTTGGACCTGAATATATTAAAAGAAAGATTTAGTCACATGTTAGTTTAGTATTTCTATGTATTGTCTAACTTAAATAGCATTACTTACACTCCCTCCCGTCTGCAGAACATAACATACGCCAgcagcacacacagcacaatGGCAATGATAAGAGGCACGATTACAGTCACAATGTAGTCCGGGAAATAGTCTCTGCTGGGGGGGGACTCAGGGGGGTCGAagtctcccccctcctccatgATCCCGGATCCCATGGTGGGGGCGGGAGGGGCAGGCGTCGGGTTGGACAGGTCAAACTAGAGGaacaaagaacagagagaatagTATCTTGAATGCAGGGGTTCTAAAACTTTATTTCAGCCTGACCTTTAGGTGAACTTTATTTCTACATTTCTTTAATTTTCATGATTTCCAATGGCCGTGACTGACAAACCACTCAGAGAAAAGCGTGGTTTGTTCATTCCAAAGCAAACATGAATGATACAGAAAATGAGAGGACACATGTTTGAGAGACATGTGCTGCAAATTAGTGGCTGTGCTTGGACCGTCCCAAGTTAGGACAGATGTTTGATGCTCTTTATAACTGACCGTACCGGCTTGTCAAAGCTTGATCTCATAAAATTTCAGAAGCCAAGCAAagccgggcctggttagtagttggatgggagaccactgggaattccaggtgtcacagtggggtgccagtggcaaaaattgtcatccttaggcaagacacttcacccacattgcctagtatgaacacagtgtgtgtatgagtgttggtggtgatcagaggggccgatggcgcagattggcagccttgcttctgttaGTCTGCCCCAGTGCAGCTTTGGCTGTGATAATATCTTACCATACACTTGTATACAAAGTTTAGTAGGAAATAAAGTTGATTAGTCTTTAATCCCAGTTTGTTGCTTTGGAGCCTGCACGAAATGTGGCATTACCAGCTGCGTCTTGCACCAGGTGATGCAGTTGCTAGGGATACTGCAGAAGTTACATTCTCCTGGGACTTTGACTTTGGCCCCTTTGTCGGCTCCACTGCACTGTCTGGAGTGCTCCGGATTCAGCACCTTAAGGAGACAGTTTGAGAAGTACTGCTCCGAGCCCACTTTCACATACACGctgaaaacaacacacatacacaagatAACAGTCAGTGAaggaaaattaataaataaataataaatggtaTTGGTTGGGAAATGTATGCAATAGATCCTCATTTTGCAGATAGCCTCTACAAAGCTTTGTAAATGTTAACTGATAAtgttaatacatttatatatatatatatatatatatatatatatatatatatatatatatatatatatatatatatatatatatatatatatatatatatatatatatatatatatatatatatatatatatatatatatatattaacatttacaacatttacatttgcaaaatttacatttgtttaaaacgTTCTGTCATTAAACTAACTCCTAAAAGTCTGTTCTAGATCTATAAGTTTAACAGTACATAAGTAACTGTTTCAAATAATCTTTGAACAACTATCTGTAAGatttttaagtttattattataaagGCCCAGATGTACTGTCACTAAGTTACCCTTCAAAGTGTCCTGCCAGAGGGAGGGGCACTCTGCCCCCTCTGTCCAGGGCATTAGTGATGTTCACGATCTCCAAAGCCTCAGTGTTCCACAGTCTCTGCAGGTCAGCCTTTATCTCACTctgaacagcagggggcagcacctTCTCAATCTCCCGCAGCTTAATGAAGAACTCTGCTTGATAAGGCAGGATCTTCTCTGAAGGACAAATGATCAGTGGTGACAGACAAACAGTGCACTCAAATCAaaccatttatattttaaaataaaccctctaAAAGTTGGGTGAGATATTGGCTCCAATATTAGTATCTGTGATCATACAAGTAGTGtacagtatagtacagtattcTCAAGTgaaatcatttatattttaaaataaaactcaaaaacatgcaaaaaggaTGAAAGATGAActgttaaaagtacattttgtaaGGTTGAGTGATATATCGGCTCTAATACAAGTATCAGTGATATTGGAGGTTCATAGACATTTAACTGATATTAATTGGTTAATtggttaaaatataattatctCTTAGCCACCCCAGTCTAACATAGACGTGTGggccttgctatggattttcAAAGTATTGATATCTGCTAATATTGATTAATGGCTACAACAGCAGCAAGACAAATATcagatgtttgtatttttaaaatcctTATTGGACAATTTCTATATTTTCCATCTTTTTAAgtcaaaaaagtgaaattattcttACCTTCCACAGCTTTGATAACAACAATTTGCCTTGTAGTTTGATAGCTCCTTTTGTTTACAGCCCAAACCTGTCAAATCAAACAGCATTTTATACTTCGGGAAACATTACCTCCCTTTAATATTATAGACAGACTGTGTTTTCCTAcatttcccataatgcattgAAACACATGCCTCAAAAACGGTTGTGGTTACTAAACGCTGCAATTAAGTCTGCACCTCAAATTACCTCTATTCTTGTCAATGTGAAATTTTAGCAACAGGGAAATCCCATCCACATTTTGGACTAGACTTACCTCAATGATACTTTTGCCAGGAACCATGGGTGTACCATAGAGAAACCCATTATCATATGGATGTCTCTGAGTGAACCTTATCCACTCGGGGAGGTCGGGAAAGTTCTGCAACTTGCACTTAAATATTATGGGGTCATCATACAAGTTACcagctgtgaggaggaggaggaggaggaagaggaggaggaggagaagaagaagaaggaggaggaggaggtgaaaaagaagaagcagaagaagaagtagcaaaagcagcagaagaagaagtagcaaaagcagaagaagaagcagaagccgaaggagagaaagaagcagaagaagaagaaacagaagtagaagaaggagaagaagaaggagaagagaagaaacagaagaagagaagaagcagaagaagagcaaaagtagaagaagaagcagaagccgaaggagagaaagaagcagaagaagaagaagaagaagcagaagtagaagaaggagaagaagaagtagtagaagaagagaagaaacagaagaagagaagaagcagaagaagagcaaaagcagaagaagcagaagccgaagaaaagaaagaagcagaagaagaagaagcagaagaagaggaggaagaagcagAAAAGGcaaaagcagcagcagaagaagaagaagggacAGTAGTTATGAATCTGCACAATGGAATTTCATAATAGGAGGGAGGACAAGAATAGATTACCGTAAAGTTTGGATAAAGGCTCAAAGTCATTCTGGAAAGTCTCTCTCATGAGTTCATATGTAAATAACTTTCCCACAGGGACAGTGAACTTAAACTCTGCTTTGGCCCCCCAAACACTGACAGCACAGGCtggaaaacaaataaacattggATGAATTATTCACATCAGTCACATTAAAAGTTAAGATAGTTTTTTCTATATTGTGTATTGACTGCAGTTACATAGGCTTCTTCTGGCAATACTCAGACAACTTTGTGAaaactatttatattttgtttttgaatgttagccctggttaagttaaagtttagttctggtttcctTCAATCACGGGTGGAGAGTCAAATATTTACGACCTAGTACTGGAGAGTAAAGCATTTGAGAAGGCTGTAGACCCTTAGTTATTGTTATGCACATGTAAGCAGAATGTAAGCAAAGCAATTTTCAGTGTCAACAATTTTACCTCATTTTTTCTCACTATGCACAAGGAATTTGAACATAAACTTGCCtatgaagaagaagaaccagCTCCTCCGTTCTGCCATCTTGTTTTGTGCTGTGATTGACAGGGCCAAGAGGAGCGGGGCTTGGTCTCCACAAATGACACGTCGCAGCTATTTTTGACCAACTCACCTCATAACATCCGGCACACTGTCTGGGGTCTCTGCATTCATTCAAAAAACATGGTAAAGTTATATGTGGCTAACATCTGTCAATAGAATGTATGTTATTTCCTTTAATTATATTAAGACATGTATAATGGTGAGACCAGAAATGAATAAACTGATCAAAGGTTAGCAGTTACTTTTAATGAGTTgtatttacttaagtatttttagaAGAAGTTATACTGCAGTAAACCACCATTTtacttctgttttgtttaaagTAACAGCACTCTTGCTTGGGTAAAAATATTGGTAAGTCTATAAGAGACGATCTTATATTTAAAGGAAAGGTGTAAGAGTTGACTAAAACATGATTAGAACATTTTCACCTCTTACACCTTATACCCtaaaatacagtttgtttaTGTGTATATTCTAAGGAAATGCCCAAATGTTTCCATTATTTAACTGAGACATATATGTGAACACAAATGGACATGATGGCTGGCGGTTTGAATACTGCTCTCGacttaaacatcattggtagaggaGCAGAtcctctgacccacaggttggcagtgtgattccagctcccacagatgaatgctgtcattgtgtccatgggcaagacacttaacccacccttgtgtatgagtatgtgtgtgtgtgtgtgtgttggtgtgtgtaggggtgtggggtgtgtgtgtgtgtgtgtgtgtgtgggggtgtgtgtgtgtgtgtgttggtgtgtggggtgtgtgtgtgtgtgtgtgtgtgtgtgtgtgtgtgtgtgaatgggtgagtgattccttgatgtaaagtgctttgagtgccttgaaggtggtggacaagtgctatataaaaatgagaccATTTACCATGGGTAAATTAGTCAAAATTTGGAGAAATAGCTACTTGAGTACTGAAATAAGAAGTacgttttaaataaaatgcattgaatTAATGACAGgatagacaaaacaataaataatgcaattaataattaatacattcaTTAATAATAATTGATATAATTGATATAGCCTATAATGacacaaaaaatccacaaagCTGCAGTGAGTGGAGCTTTAAGAAAGCAGAAGAAACATCAGTTTCATATCACTGAACTGATAATCATGGTTTGTCGGGTTTGTAACAAA contains the following coding sequences:
- the sgca gene encoding alpha-sarcoglycan — encoded protein: MAERRSWFFFFIACAVSVWGAKAEFKFTVPVGKLFTYELMRETFQNDFEPLSKLYAGNLYDDPIIFKCKLQNFPDLPEWIRFTQRHPYDNGFLYGTPMVPGKSIIEVWAVNKRSYQTTRQIVVIKAVEEKILPYQAEFFIKLREIEKVLPPAVQSEIKADLQRLWNTEALEIVNITNALDRGGRVPLPLAGHFEGVYVKVGSEQYFSNCLLKVLNPEHSRQCSGADKGAKVKVPGECNFCSIPSNCITWCKTQLFDLSNPTPAPPAPTMGSGIMEEGGDFDPPESPPSRDYFPDYIVTVIVPLIIAIVLCVLLAYVMFCRREGVSKRNAKTNQFQLYHHHTIHDNADELRNMAADRSGPPPLSTLPMFNYRTGERAPPLQSDSIPLILAQQEPHSDPQPR